From a region of the Aulosira sp. FACHB-615 genome:
- the coaBC gene encoding bifunctional phosphopantothenoylcysteine decarboxylase/phosphopantothenate--cysteine ligase CoaBC → MSNLQSPSEKRNNRVLICVGGGIAAYKVCEVVSTLFKSGVEVRVILTRSAQEFITPLTLATLSRHRAYTDDDFWQPTHSRPLHIELGEWADLIVIAPLTANTLAKLTYGMADNLLTNTVLASTCPVLLAPAMNTDMWEQLTVQRNWQQLLTDSRYHGMSTASGLLACDRIGAGRMAEPAEIVTRVHSLLHTGGKRDLVGKRILISAGGTREYLDPVRFIGNPSTGKMGLALAQAALHRGANVTLVHGVASWDVPLGVQAIPVISAEEMQQVMLEYLPNADLIVMSAAVADVKPKDYSSEKLPKRSLPQALPLESVPDIVAQLAQLKQAHQLLIGFAAQSGDIITPAKEKLQTKKLDVIVANPIDQPDSGFGSNNNQAIFLDGQNHQLEIAHCSKLEMAHHLFDFVMSRVA, encoded by the coding sequence ATGTCTAATCTTCAGTCTCCCAGCGAAAAACGCAACAACAGGGTTCTTATTTGTGTAGGCGGCGGTATCGCCGCCTATAAAGTTTGTGAGGTGGTTTCCACTCTATTTAAAAGTGGGGTGGAAGTTCGCGTAATTCTCACCCGTTCAGCGCAAGAATTTATCACGCCTCTGACTTTAGCGACTCTCTCCCGTCATCGGGCTTATACAGATGATGATTTTTGGCAACCAACTCACTCTCGTCCGTTGCATATTGAGTTGGGAGAATGGGCAGATTTAATTGTAATTGCACCTTTAACAGCGAATACCTTAGCTAAGTTAACCTACGGGATGGCGGATAATTTGCTGACAAATACGGTGTTAGCTTCGACTTGTCCTGTATTATTAGCGCCTGCGATGAATACGGATATGTGGGAACAGTTAACGGTGCAGCGCAATTGGCAGCAATTGTTAACAGACAGCCGCTATCATGGGATGAGTACAGCATCGGGGTTACTGGCGTGCGATCGCATTGGTGCTGGTAGAATGGCGGAACCAGCAGAAATTGTCACCCGTGTTCATTCTTTATTACATACTGGCGGTAAGCGAGATTTAGTTGGTAAACGTATATTAATTAGTGCTGGGGGAACGCGGGAATATCTCGACCCAGTAAGATTTATTGGTAATCCTTCTACGGGTAAGATGGGTTTGGCGTTGGCACAAGCCGCATTACATCGTGGTGCAAATGTGACTTTAGTACATGGTGTAGCTAGTTGGGATGTACCTTTGGGTGTGCAAGCTATACCTGTGATTTCAGCCGAGGAAATGCAGCAGGTAATGTTGGAATATTTACCGAATGCTGATTTGATTGTGATGTCAGCAGCTGTGGCTGATGTCAAGCCTAAAGATTATAGTAGCGAGAAATTGCCTAAGCGATCGCTCCCCCAAGCTTTACCTCTAGAGTCTGTACCTGATATCGTTGCCCAATTAGCACAACTCAAACAAGCACATCAGTTATTAATTGGTTTTGCTGCACAGTCGGGAGATATCATCACACCTGCAAAGGAAAAGTTGCAGACTAAGAAATTAGATGTGATTGTTGCTAATCCTATAGATCAACCGGATAGTGGTTTTGGGAGTAACAACAATCAAGCCATATTTTTAGATGGGCAGAATCATCAGTTAGAAATTGCCCATTGTTCTAAGTTGGAAATGGCGCATCATCTATTTGATTTTGTGATGAGTCGAGTTGCTTGA
- a CDS encoding class I SAM-dependent methyltransferase, which translates to MATILRDLSYRYQWLYDAISRVAAISVGGESRFRQLALQGLTIHSDTQVLDLCCGSGQSTQFLVKMSQNVTGLDASPKSLQRARQNVPEASYIEAFAENMPFAENSFDVVHTSAALHEMHTAQLRQILQEVYRVLKPGGVFTLVDFHAPNNPIFWPGVSVFLLLFETETAWELIKTDLPELLKEIGFKVEKTQLYAGGSLQVIQAKK; encoded by the coding sequence ATGGCCACAATTTTACGAGATTTAAGTTACCGCTATCAATGGTTATATGATGCTATTTCCCGCGTAGCAGCTATCAGCGTCGGTGGAGAAAGCCGTTTTCGCCAACTTGCCTTACAAGGCTTAACAATTCATTCAGATACTCAGGTATTAGATTTATGTTGTGGTAGTGGGCAATCTACACAGTTTTTAGTAAAAATGTCACAAAATGTAACAGGATTAGATGCCTCACCAAAATCTTTGCAAAGGGCTAGACAAAATGTCCCGGAAGCCTCATATATAGAAGCTTTTGCTGAAAATATGCCCTTTGCGGAGAATTCTTTTGATGTGGTACATACCAGCGCCGCATTACATGAAATGCACACTGCACAATTACGACAAATTCTGCAAGAAGTTTATCGAGTCCTAAAACCAGGCGGTGTGTTTACATTAGTCGATTTTCATGCACCGAATAATCCCATATTTTGGCCTGGGGTCTCAGTGTTTTTACTATTATTTGAAACAGAAACAGCTTGGGAGTTAATCAAAACCGATTTACCAGAGTTATTAAAGGAAATTGGCTTCAAAGTAGAGAAGACACAATTATATGCAGGCGGTAGCTTACAAGTGATTCAAGCAAAAAAATAA
- the hemH gene encoding ferrochelatase — translation MGRVGVLLLNLGGPDKLEDVGPFLFNLFSDPEIIRLPFRWLQRPLAWFIASRRVKTSQENYKQIGGGSPLRRITEAQGEALREQLSDLGKEANIYVGMRYWHPYTEEAIAQLTQDEIDKLVILPLYPQFSISTSGSSFRLLEKLWQEDPKLQNLEYTVIPSWYKQRNYLKAMAELIAQEIDQCPNPDDVHIFFSAHGVPKSYVEEAGDPYQQEIEECTYLIMQTLNRPNAHTLAYQSRVGPVEWLQPYTEDALKELGAQGIQDIVVVPISFVSEHIETLQEIDIEYREIAEEAGIHNFRRAPAPNTHPVFIRALADLVIEALEQPNFKLSQAAQMKKRVKMYPPESWEWGMTTSAEVWNGRIAMLGFIALIIELVTGHGLLHMIGLLQ, via the coding sequence ATGGGTCGTGTAGGCGTTTTATTACTCAATCTCGGTGGCCCCGATAAATTAGAGGACGTTGGGCCATTTTTGTTCAATTTATTTTCTGATCCCGAAATCATTCGCCTACCATTTCGCTGGTTGCAAAGACCCTTAGCTTGGTTTATTGCCTCCCGGCGCGTGAAAACATCCCAAGAAAATTATAAACAAATTGGTGGTGGTTCTCCTTTGCGGCGAATTACAGAAGCCCAAGGAGAAGCTTTAAGAGAACAGTTGAGTGATTTGGGTAAAGAGGCTAACATCTATGTGGGTATGCGGTACTGGCATCCTTATACAGAAGAAGCGATCGCCCAGCTTACCCAAGATGAAATTGACAAACTGGTAATTCTGCCTCTTTATCCGCAATTTTCTATCAGTACCAGTGGTTCTAGCTTCCGGTTATTAGAAAAACTTTGGCAAGAAGACCCCAAACTGCAAAATCTTGAATACACCGTCATTCCTTCTTGGTATAAACAGCGCAACTATCTCAAAGCAATGGCGGAACTCATCGCCCAGGAAATAGACCAATGTCCTAACCCTGATGATGTACATATCTTCTTTAGCGCCCACGGTGTACCAAAAAGCTATGTAGAAGAAGCAGGCGACCCCTATCAGCAAGAAATTGAGGAATGCACATACTTAATTATGCAAACCCTCAATCGTCCGAATGCTCACACTTTGGCTTATCAAAGCCGTGTCGGCCCTGTAGAATGGCTACAACCTTATACAGAAGATGCGTTGAAGGAATTGGGCGCACAAGGGATACAAGATATCGTGGTTGTACCCATCAGTTTTGTCTCCGAACACATCGAGACACTGCAAGAAATTGACATTGAATATCGAGAAATCGCTGAAGAAGCCGGAATTCACAACTTCCGTCGCGCACCTGCACCTAATACTCACCCAGTGTTTATTCGCGCCTTGGCTGATTTAGTCATTGAAGCACTGGAACAACCCAACTTCAAGCTGTCACAAGCAGCCCAAATGAAAAAAAGGGTGAAGATGTATCCCCCAGAAAGTTGGGAATGGGGTATGACTACCAGTGCAGAAGTTTGGAATGGTCGAATTGCGATGTTAGGTTTTATTGCTTTAATTATTGAGTTAGTGACTGGTCATGGTTTATTACACATGATTGGACTTTTGCAATAA
- a CDS encoding NADPH-dependent FMN reductase, with translation MFKTLVFYGSYRSDRQGIKAAKFIIDQLQQRNHEVIFVDAKEYDFGILDRMYKEYNPGQAPAKMTELAEHIRTADGFVVITGEYNHSIQPGLSNLMDHYLEEYYFRPAGIVSYSAGGFGGVRAAIQLRSFLGEMGMVTISTMFAISKIGNSLDESGTPQEASLTKKFGQFLDELEWYEEALQRQRREKGTPY, from the coding sequence ATGTTTAAAACATTAGTTTTCTACGGTTCCTACAGGAGCGATCGCCAGGGCATCAAAGCTGCTAAATTCATCATTGATCAACTCCAGCAAAGAAACCATGAGGTGATTTTTGTTGATGCGAAGGAATATGACTTTGGCATCTTAGATCGGATGTATAAGGAGTATAATCCTGGTCAGGCTCCGGCAAAGATGACAGAACTGGCAGAACATATCCGCACCGCCGATGGTTTTGTGGTGATTACCGGAGAATACAATCATTCCATTCAGCCAGGGTTGAGTAATCTGATGGATCATTATCTGGAAGAATACTACTTCCGTCCGGCGGGAATTGTTTCTTACTCGGCTGGTGGCTTTGGCGGAGTCCGCGCCGCTATACAGTTACGCTCGTTTCTAGGGGAGATGGGAATGGTAACTATTTCAACTATGTTTGCCATTTCTAAAATTGGCAACTCTTTAGATGAATCAGGTACTCCCCAAGAAGCAAGTTTAACCAAGAAATTTGGTCAATTTTTAGATGAATTGGAATGGTACGAAGAAGCGTTACAACGCCAACGCCGAGAAAAAGGCACTCCGTACTAA
- a CDS encoding MBL fold metallo-hydrolase produces the protein MKSLHRPDLYGWSTFNPARNIDFNGIAWIRPDGNILIDPVALSNHDWNHLESLGGVDWIILTNSEHVRSAKEIAVQTYAKIAAPAAEKEVFPIACDRWLSDGDEFVPGLKIIELQGSKTPGELALLLEETTLITGDLIRAHTAGSLTTLAKEKLLDPVAAIASIRRLAQLSKVETVLVGDGWSVFRDGHLRLKELAATL, from the coding sequence ATGAAATCACTACATCGTCCCGATTTATATGGCTGGTCTACTTTCAATCCTGCAAGAAATATTGATTTCAATGGGATTGCCTGGATTCGTCCAGATGGCAATATCTTAATTGACCCTGTAGCTTTATCTAACCACGATTGGAATCATCTGGAATCTCTGGGTGGTGTGGATTGGATTATACTCACAAACTCGGAGCATGTGAGATCAGCCAAGGAAATTGCTGTGCAAACTTATGCTAAAATTGCGGCCCCCGCAGCCGAAAAAGAGGTTTTCCCGATAGCTTGCGATCGCTGGTTGTCTGATGGTGATGAGTTTGTCCCTGGATTAAAGATTATTGAACTCCAAGGTTCCAAGACTCCGGGCGAATTAGCACTACTATTAGAAGAGACTACCTTAATTACGGGTGATTTAATCCGGGCGCATACAGCCGGGAGTTTAACTACTTTGGCAAAAGAAAAGTTACTTGATCCAGTAGCGGCGATCGCTTCTATCCGCAGACTGGCACAATTAAGCAAGGTGGAAACAGTATTAGTCGGAGACGGTTGGTCAGTATTTCGAGACGGACATCTGCGCTTAAAAGAATTAGCAGCAACATTATGA
- a CDS encoding thioesterase family protein translates to MQQFKTLLRVRHYEMDALGHVNNAVYQNYLEQAAIEHSEYLGVTLDVYRELGGVFVMRRVEIDYLRPAVAGDTLEVTTWLKEMRGTRAFRCYEIRKQSEADLLVTAAALWVWVDAKTMRPKPIPHKISDKFLQLQNLSVAE, encoded by the coding sequence ATGCAACAATTTAAGACTTTACTCCGCGTCCGCCATTATGAAATGGATGCTTTAGGGCATGTTAATAATGCCGTTTACCAAAACTATTTAGAACAAGCAGCCATCGAACACTCAGAATATCTCGGTGTAACTTTAGATGTTTATCGAGAGTTAGGTGGTGTTTTTGTGATGCGCCGGGTGGAAATTGACTATCTCCGGCCAGCAGTGGCAGGTGATACTCTAGAAGTGACCACCTGGTTAAAAGAAATGCGTGGTACCCGTGCTTTTCGATGCTATGAAATCCGCAAACAAAGCGAAGCTGATTTATTAGTCACTGCGGCAGCACTCTGGGTATGGGTAGATGCTAAAACCATGCGTCCAAAACCAATCCCTCACAAAATTTCTGATAAGTTTTTGCAACTTCAAAACTTAAGTGTGGCTGAATAA
- a CDS encoding glutathione S-transferase family protein — translation METLRLYDFLPSGNGYKVRLLLSQMGIPYDRIEVNILKGESRTPDFLNKNPNGKIPVLEIEPGKYLTESNAILAYLSEYTEFLPYDRFLKAQVLQWLFFEQYSHEPYIATSRFWISILGKAQEYQAALAQKQEPGYAALRVMENHLQSRWYFVGDRYTIADIALFAYTHVADEGGFDLSRFPAIQKWIERIKAQPGYISITYQPIPQEAEFC, via the coding sequence ATGGAAACGCTACGTCTGTACGATTTTTTACCCTCCGGTAATGGCTATAAGGTACGTCTTTTATTATCACAAATGGGTATTCCCTATGACAGAATCGAGGTGAATATCTTAAAGGGAGAAAGTCGGACACCTGATTTCTTAAATAAAAATCCGAATGGCAAAATACCTGTTTTGGAAATTGAACCAGGGAAATACTTAACAGAATCAAATGCCATTTTGGCTTATCTTAGCGAATACACAGAATTTTTACCTTACGATCGCTTCTTAAAAGCACAGGTTTTGCAATGGTTATTTTTTGAACAATATAGTCATGAACCTTATATTGCCACATCACGATTTTGGATTTCAATTTTAGGGAAAGCTCAAGAATATCAAGCGGCGTTAGCACAAAAGCAAGAACCAGGTTACGCCGCATTAAGAGTGATGGAAAATCATCTGCAATCTCGTTGGTATTTTGTTGGCGATCGCTATACCATTGCTGATATTGCTTTGTTTGCTTATACCCATGTAGCTGATGAAGGTGGTTTTGATTTATCCCGATTTCCCGCAATTCAAAAATGGATAGAACGTATCAAAGCTCAACCTGGATACATCAGTATTACATACCAGCCAATTCCCCAAGAAGCTGAATTTTGCTAA
- a CDS encoding SOS response-associated peptidase: MCGRFTLNQSAESLSKAFNLLQVPDLAAQYNIAPTQMVPTVLHQPSKEQYEFQQLRWGLIPSWAKDAKMGVKLINARAETVSEKPAFRAAFKRRRCLVIADGFYEWQKLQSKKQPFYFRLQDEKPFGFAGLWDVWHSPEGEEIASCTIITTTANELLAPIHERMPVILAPEDYDLWLDTQVQAPEKLQPLLDPYPAEAMTAYPVANLVNKPQHNSPECIMPLSEENGLPNQLN, from the coding sequence ATGTGTGGAAGATTTACCTTAAATCAGTCAGCAGAGTCTCTCAGTAAGGCTTTCAATCTCCTACAAGTTCCCGATTTAGCTGCTCAATATAACATTGCACCTACACAAATGGTGCCAACAGTGCTACATCAACCCAGCAAAGAACAGTATGAATTTCAACAATTACGTTGGGGGTTGATTCCGAGTTGGGCAAAAGATGCAAAAATGGGAGTCAAGCTGATTAACGCCAGAGCCGAAACTGTATCAGAAAAACCAGCTTTTCGAGCAGCTTTCAAGCGCCGACGCTGCTTAGTCATAGCTGATGGCTTTTATGAGTGGCAAAAGCTACAAAGTAAAAAACAGCCATTTTATTTTCGCCTGCAAGATGAGAAACCCTTTGGTTTTGCAGGATTATGGGATGTATGGCACTCACCCGAAGGAGAAGAGATCGCTTCTTGTACAATTATCACTACAACAGCTAACGAATTGTTAGCACCAATCCATGAGCGAATGCCAGTCATTTTGGCACCAGAAGATTACGATTTGTGGCTAGATACACAAGTACAAGCACCCGAAAAACTTCAGCCACTGTTAGATCCTTATCCTGCGGAAGCAATGACAGCTTACCCCGTGGCCAATTTGGTCAACAAGCCCCAGCACAACAGTCCAGAATGTATTATGCCTCTTAGTGAGGAGAATGGCCTGCCAAATCAGTTAAATTAA
- a CDS encoding photosystem I assembly protein Ycf3 → MPRTQKNDNFIDKSFTVMADIILKILPANRKAKEAFVYYRDGMSAQAEGEYAEALEYYEEALTLEEDPYDRSYIFYNMGLIYASNGDHEKALELYHQAIETNPRLPQALNNIAVIYHYKGEKAKEAGDNDGGEALFDQAADYWIRAIRMAPNNYIEAQNWLKTTGRIQIDVFF, encoded by the coding sequence ATGCCAAGAACACAGAAAAACGATAACTTTATTGACAAATCTTTTACAGTTATGGCGGATATCATTCTGAAGATTCTGCCAGCTAACAGAAAAGCTAAAGAAGCATTTGTTTATTACCGAGATGGGATGTCCGCCCAAGCAGAAGGCGAATATGCCGAAGCTTTGGAATATTATGAAGAAGCCCTCACCCTCGAAGAAGATCCCTACGATCGCAGTTATATTTTCTATAACATGGGGCTAATTTACGCTAGTAATGGTGATCATGAGAAAGCCTTAGAACTGTATCACCAAGCAATTGAAACTAACCCACGTCTGCCCCAAGCCTTAAATAACATCGCCGTAATTTATCATTACAAAGGCGAAAAAGCCAAAGAAGCTGGAGATAATGACGGTGGTGAAGCTTTGTTTGACCAAGCAGCCGATTATTGGATCAGAGCCATACGCATGGCTCCCAATAACTACATTGAAGCGCAAAACTGGCTAAAAACCACTGGCCGGATACAAATTGACGTATTCTTTTAG
- the gatC gene encoding Asp-tRNA(Asn)/Glu-tRNA(Gln) amidotransferase subunit GatC, whose amino-acid sequence MIDRDQVHKVALLARLELTPAEEEQFTTQLGNILEYVEQLSELDVSDVLPTTRAIDVSNVTREDELQPYPDRDAILDSAPEQEGEYFKVPKILNSEE is encoded by the coding sequence ATGATTGATCGTGACCAAGTTCATAAAGTAGCTCTGCTGGCTCGGTTAGAATTAACACCAGCAGAAGAAGAGCAATTTACCACTCAGTTAGGAAACATTTTGGAATATGTAGAACAACTGAGTGAACTAGATGTGAGTGATGTGCTACCAACTACACGCGCAATTGATGTCAGCAACGTGACACGCGAGGATGAGTTACAACCGTATCCAGACAGAGATGCGATCCTCGATAGTGCGCCTGAGCAAGAAGGCGAATATTTCAAAGTCCCAAAAATCCTCAACAGCGAAGAGTAG
- a CDS encoding CBS domain-containing protein, translating to MMKAEDIMTKDVITIRGSATVAEAVRLMKDHNLRALVVDRRYDNDAYGMVSETDIVYKVIAYGKDPKLVRVYEIMSKPCIVVNPELSVEYVARLFANTGIRRAPVIQGKLLGIISITDILTKSNFIEAPTALRLDEKIQKAVETARAICTQHGAYSKACAAAWDEVEELQAEAAHQKAEAMVSAKVSFEEYCRENPNAPECRNYNP from the coding sequence ATGATGAAAGCTGAAGATATCATGACCAAGGATGTAATTACCATTCGCGGTTCTGCCACTGTTGCTGAAGCCGTCCGGCTGATGAAAGACCATAACTTGCGTGCCTTGGTTGTAGATCGTCGCTATGATAATGATGCCTATGGTATGGTTAGCGAAACAGATATTGTCTATAAGGTAATAGCCTACGGTAAAGACCCAAAGCTAGTACGGGTTTATGAAATTATGAGCAAACCCTGTATTGTCGTTAATCCTGAGTTAAGTGTGGAATATGTAGCGCGGTTGTTTGCCAATACTGGTATTCGCAGAGCGCCAGTTATTCAAGGCAAGCTGTTAGGTATTATCTCAATTACAGATATTTTGACCAAGAGTAATTTTATCGAAGCCCCAACAGCACTCAGGTTAGACGAAAAAATTCAAAAAGCGGTTGAAACTGCTCGCGCTATTTGTACCCAACATGGTGCTTATTCTAAAGCCTGCGCTGCTGCTTGGGATGAGGTGGAAGAACTGCAAGCAGAAGCCGCCCATCAAAAAGCTGAAGCGATGGTTTCGGCAAAAGTTTCTTTTGAAGAATACTGTCGAGAAAATCCCAATGCGCCAGAATGCCGTAACTATAATCCTTAG
- a CDS encoding M15 family metallopeptidase: MRPYHHIPIVECGEPLVEIPLHLFAVESPHPYEKLGAIYGEYSPYYLRQSVVDNLIKAQNYLELLHPHWHIQIFDGYRPVTVQQFMVDYSFGTALQDRGLIEAELSPTQRQEIWEAVYQIWAVPSLDEKTPPPHSTGAAIDVTLVDDAGLIVDMGSPIDELSERSHPDYYAHHPHPQAQKYHTHRQLLNDVMLKAGFQRNPREWWHFCFGDQMWAWLNNQANPAKNFTARYGRIL; encoded by the coding sequence ATGAGACCTTATCACCATATCCCCATTGTTGAATGCGGTGAACCACTGGTAGAAATTCCTTTGCATCTGTTTGCGGTGGAGTCTCCCCATCCTTATGAAAAGTTAGGCGCTATTTATGGAGAATATTCGCCTTATTATCTCCGCCAAAGTGTTGTAGACAATTTAATCAAAGCTCAAAATTATTTAGAATTGCTGCATCCTCATTGGCATATTCAAATTTTTGATGGTTATCGTCCGGTGACTGTACAGCAGTTTATGGTCGATTATAGCTTCGGGACGGCGTTACAAGACAGGGGACTGATAGAAGCTGAGTTATCGCCAACCCAACGCCAAGAAATTTGGGAGGCGGTTTATCAAATTTGGGCGGTTCCGAGTCTGGATGAAAAAACGCCGCCGCCTCATAGTACCGGGGCTGCGATAGATGTGACATTAGTTGATGATGCAGGGCTAATAGTAGATATGGGTTCGCCGATTGATGAGTTGTCAGAGCGATCGCATCCCGATTACTATGCTCATCATCCCCACCCCCAAGCACAAAAATATCATACCCACCGTCAGCTTTTAAATGATGTCATGTTAAAAGCTGGCTTTCAACGTAATCCTAGAGAATGGTGGCACTTTTGTTTTGGGGATCAAATGTGGGCATGGCTGAATAATCAAGCAAATCCCGCTAAGAACTTTACAGCGCGTTATGGTCGAATTCTGTAA
- a CDS encoding DUF3172 domain-containing protein, producing the protein MRRKSTGRSATTSKPPAFQPSLFNLTTIAVLGGVLVLGIGIGIAFSSTTTLTPSNVASREFIDTKAPNPEICVQYGASAMVMDARLFVTLNPFNVYVAQPSMRPGCVLRQNNWAILEQRKLVTSDQVRECKNRLNTFGFTGSLDSEKPDIRCIYQNEAAQNFFTSQPGAVASPQETDRF; encoded by the coding sequence ATGAGACGTAAATCTACTGGTAGATCAGCCACAACATCTAAACCACCGGCTTTTCAGCCTTCTCTGTTCAACCTCACCACGATCGCTGTTTTGGGAGGTGTGCTAGTTTTAGGTATTGGCATTGGCATTGCTTTTAGCTCCACAACTACATTAACGCCCTCCAACGTAGCTTCGCGGGAGTTTATTGATACAAAAGCCCCCAACCCAGAGATTTGCGTACAATACGGCGCTAGTGCAATGGTGATGGATGCGAGATTATTTGTCACACTCAACCCATTTAACGTTTATGTTGCTCAACCAAGTATGCGTCCTGGATGTGTGTTACGGCAAAATAACTGGGCAATTTTAGAACAACGCAAACTTGTTACTTCTGATCAAGTCAGAGAATGTAAAAATCGTCTGAATACCTTTGGTTTTACAGGTAGTTTAGATAGCGAAAAACCTGATATTAGATGTATTTATCAAAACGAAGCAGCACAAAACTTCTTCACATCTCAACCAGGTGCAGTTGCATCGCCTCAAGAAACAGATAGATTTTAA